One Lycium barbarum isolate Lr01 chromosome 5, ASM1917538v2, whole genome shotgun sequence genomic window carries:
- the LOC132640539 gene encoding homeobox-leucine zipper protein ATHB-6-like, whose translation MKRVRSKDSLGAPLMSMCQNTTDDQNNWNSQVYSRDFQYSMLEGLDDEATCVEESGVGSEKKRRLRVDQVKALEKNFEVDNKLEPERKVKLAQELGLQPRQVAIWFQNRRARWKTKQLERDYNVLKANFDSLKQNYESLQHDNEALLKEINDLKSKPHGGNNETKVAVKEEATDSETDDKDIEQSNNPNNTSNTELNFKSCFNGENGTINASIFTDFKDGSSDSDSSAILNEDNSPNGAFLINNSNGRSSSPDSNSSLNCFQFLDPNQKSILGDGHKVTYNPSYFVKMEEHNFFSGEESCSTLFADEQAPTLHWYCPEDWNWKDT comes from the exons ATGAAGAGAGTTCGTAGCAAAGATTCTTTGGGTGCACCATTGATGTCCATGTGTCAAAATACTACAG ATGACCAAAACAATTGGAACAGCCAAGTTTATTCAAGGGACTTTCAGTACTCCATGTTAGAAGGCTTAGACGATGAAGCCACCTGTGTGGAAGAATCCGGTGTCGGATCGGAGAAAAAACGACGGTTAAGGGTGGACCAAGTGAAGGCATTAGAGAAGAATTTTGAAGTTGATAACAAACTTGAACCTGAGAGGAAAGTGAAATTGGCTCAAGAACTCGGGTTGCAACCGCGACAAGTGGCGATTTGGTTCCAAAACCGCCGTGCAAGGTGGAAGACTAAGCAATTGGAGAGAGATTACAATGTTCTCAAAGCCAATTTtgattctctcaaacaaaactaTGAGTCTCTCCAACATGACAATGAAGCTCTCTTGAAAGAG ATTAATGACCTGAAATCAAAGCCACATGGAGGAAACAATGAAACCAAAGTTGCTGTGAAAGAAGAGGCTACAGATTCTGAAACTGATGACAAAGATATTGAACAGagcaacaacccaaacaacactTCTAATACAGAGCTCAACTTTAAGAGTTGCTTTAATGGTGAAAATGGAACTATAAATGCCTCCATTTTTACTGATTTCAAAGATGGATCATCAGATAGTGATTCAAGTGCAATCTTGAATGAAGATAACAGTCCAAATGGAGCTTTCTTGATTAATAATTCCAATGGAAGATCATCATCACCAGATTCTAATTCTTCATTGAATTGCTTCCAATTCTTGGATCCAAATCAAAAATCAATTCTTGGTGATGGCCACAAGGTTACTTATAATCCATCATATTTTGTGAAGATGGAGGAGCATAATTTTTTCAGTGGTGAAGAATCTTGCAGTACTTTGTTCGCAGATGAACAAGCTCCTACACTTCATTGGTACTGTCCAGAGGACTGGAATTGGAAAGATACCTAA